A window of Juglans regia cultivar Chandler chromosome 7, Walnut 2.0, whole genome shotgun sequence contains these coding sequences:
- the LOC108989433 gene encoding stem-specific protein TSJT1-like, producing the protein MLAVFDKSVAKSPEALQSPHSGTLSALKDGVLVHHFSSVHPGSITVDFGSAGLVACSLDKQNPLLPRLFAVVDNIFCLFQGHIENFVLLKQQYGLNKTANEAVIVIEAYRTLRDRGPYPADQVVRGIQGKFAFIVYDSTSRATFIAADADGSVPFFWGTDSEGCHLVLSDDDEILKKGCGKSFAPFPKGCFFTTSGGLRSFEHPLNEVKPVPRVDGSGQVCGANFSVDRESKRESVGIPRVGSAANWSSNF; encoded by the exons ATGCTGGCAGTTTTTGACAAATCGGTGGCGAAGAGCCCGGAGGCCCTGCAGAGCCCTCACTCGGGCACCCTCTCGGCTCTGAAAGATGGAGTTCTGGTCCACCACTTCAGCTCTGTGCACCCTGGCTCCATCACTGTCGACTTCGGCTCTGCGGGCCTCGTGGCATGCTCGCTCGACAAACAGAACCCCCTCCTCCCCAG ATTGTTTGCCGTAGTGGACAACATTTTCTGCTTGTTTCAAGGCCACATTGAAAATTTTGTCCTGCTTAAGCAACAATATGGGTTGAACAAAACAGCAAACGAGGCTGTCATTGTTATAGAAGCGTACAGAACTCTGAGAGACCGTGGTCCTTATCCTGCTGATCAGGTTGTGAGAGGTATCCAAGGGAAGTTTGCGTTTATTGTCTATGACAGCACCTCTAGAGCCACATTTATTGCCGCT GATGCCGATGGAAGTGTTCCCTTCTTCTGGGGTACTGATTCTGAAGGTTGTCATCTTGTTCTTTCGgatgatgatgaaattttgaAGAAAGGCTGTGGGAAATCTTTTGCACCATTTCCTAAAG GATGCTTTTTCACGACCTCTGGAGGCTTGAGGAGTTTTGAACACCCCCTTAATGAAGTGAAGCCAGTGCCAAGGGTAGACGGTTCAGGCCAGGTGTGTGGTGCAAATTTCTCGGTGGACAGAGAGTCTAAAAGGGAATCTGTTGGCATTCCCAGAGTCGGAAGTGCTGCCAACTGGTCCTCAAATTTTTGA
- the LOC108989493 gene encoding transmembrane emp24 domain-containing protein p24beta3-like, which translates to MERQRQRQKSVKICLLMVLLVLFNFLGRISSLSVTVNDVECVYEYVLYEGDNVSGNFVVVDHDIFWSSDHPGIDFTVTSPAGNEVKTLKGTSGDKFEFKAPRSGMYKFCFHNPYSTPETVSFYIHVGHIPNEHDLAKDEHLNPLNVKIAELREALESVTAEQKYLKARDSRHRRTNESTRKRVVFYTVGEYIMLAVASALQVIYIRQLFSKSVAYNRV; encoded by the exons atggagaGGCAGAGGCAGAGACAGAAAAGCGTGAAGATCTGCTTGTTAATGGTTCTTCTGGTGCTTTTCAACTTCCTTGGAAGAATCTCATCGCTCTCGGTGACTGTAAACGACGTTGAATGCGTCTATGAGTACGTCCTCTACGAGGGCGACAACGTCTCTGGAAACTTCGTGGTGGTCGATCACGACATCTTCTGGAGCTCTGATCATCCCGGAATAGATTTTACt GTGACGTCTCCTGCTGGTAATGAGGTGAAAACCTTGAAGGGAACATCCGGTGACAAGTTTGAATTCAAGGCCCCACGAAGTGGAATGTACAAATTCTGTTTTCATAATCCTTACTCAACGCCAGAGACTGTTTCTTTCTACATACATGTTGGTCATATTCCTAATGAGCATGACCTGGCTAAAGACG AACATTTGAACCCACTAAATGTCAAAATTGCTGAGCTGAGAGAGGCATTGGAGTCTGTTACAGCAGAGCAGAAGTACTTGAAAGCACGTGATTCTCGGCATCGTCGCA CAAATGAGAGCACAAGAAAGCGCGTTGTATTCTACACTGTTGGTGAATACATCATGCTGGCCGTTGCAAGCGCTTTGCAAGTCATCTATATACGGCAGCTGTTCAGCAAATCAGTGGCATACAACCGAGTTTGA
- the LOC108989494 gene encoding perakine reductase-like, which translates to MAEKSHIQIPRVKLGSQGLEVSRLGFGSGGLSGILNAPLSHEDGCSVIKEAFHKGITLFDTANVYGENHHNEIVIGKALKQLPREKIQIATKFGITIAADGQIGVKCTPEYARQCCEESLKYLDVDYIDLYYQHRVDSSVPIEDTMEELKKLVEEGKIKYIGLSEANVDTIRRAHAVHPITALEMEYSLWTREIEDEIIPLCRELGIGIVAYSPLGHGFFGGKAIVESLPTESFLTVHPRFTGENLEKNKLLYARLSELAAKHGCTPPQLALAWILHQGDDIIPIPGTTKVKNLDNNIGSLALKLTPEDLKEISDSVPINEVEGERETEVFAQYAWKVANTPPK; encoded by the exons ATGGCGGAGAAGTCCCATATCCAAATTCCAAGAGTGAAACTTGGCAGTCAGGGACTTGAG GTTTCTAGATTGGGGTTTGGTAGCGGGGGACTTTCTGGAATATTGAATGCTCCTCTGTCACATGAAGATGGATGCTCCGTTATAAAGGAAGCATTTCATAAGGGTATAACCTTATTTGATACAGCAAATGTTTATGGAGAGAATCACCATAATGAGATCGTGATTGGCAAG GCTCTGAAGCAGCTTCCTcgagaaaaaattcaaatagcTACCAAATTCGGGATTACTATTGCGGCGGATGGTCAAATTGGCGTCAAGTGTACCCCTGAATATGCACGACAATGCTGTGAAGAAAGTCTCAAATATCTTGATGTGGACTACATCGATCTTTACTATCAGCACCGTGTGGACTCCTCAGTGCCAATAGAGGATACT ATGGAGGAGCTGAAGAAGCTGGTGGAGGAAGGAAAGATAAAATACATTGGGCTGTCAGAAGCTAATGTCGACACAATAAGAAGAGCTCATGCGGTTCATCCCATCACTGCCTTAGAGATGGAGTATTCCTTGTGGACCCGTGAAATCGAAGACGAGATAATTCCACTTTGcag AGAGCTTGGCATTGGGATAGTGGCATATAGCCCTCTTGGTCACGGGTTCTTTGGCGGGAAAGCAATCGTGGAAAGCTTGCCTACTGAGAGCTTCCTG ACTGTGCATCCAAGGTTCACGGGGGAGAATTTGGAGAAGAACAAACTTCTATATGCTCGATTATCCGAACTGGCAGCAAAGCATGGCTGCACTCCCCCTCAGCTAGCTCTGGCTTGGATTCTCCATCAAGGGGACGATATAATCCCAATCCCTG GTACAACTAAGGTTAAGAATCTTGATAACAATATTGGATCCTTGGCATTGAAGCTCACACCAGAggatttaaaagaaataagtgACTCTGTGCCCATCAATGAAGTTGAAGGTGAAAGAGAAACTGAGGTGTTTGCTCAATATGCCTGGAAGGTTGCAAATACCCCACCAAAGTAA